Proteins found in one Thalassomonas actiniarum genomic segment:
- a CDS encoding retropepsin-like aspartic protease yields MRLQQVITKTPCLFAGVLFSLTAAINTAEAKPNTLALGKFGPRPTVDIAINGSKPFTVIVDTGFTGGLMLDKELVQALDLTYINTTQMQNMGKGKTMDINNYQGETIDFGDFTLELDNISSHDTSILAGEGMPKGVLSAWAFAPGTFTFDYTNNTLTHDSKQQLSTGQAGIVPLETGQHMFPSFDVNIDGQVFKGHLDTGSPSSITLPLALKDKFEYQKKPKVTGKARMPGRELAIWSGKLKGDVTIGQVRLNSPEVKFLDGIPGINIGSSFIKAHKISVDIENKLMQLH; encoded by the coding sequence ATGCGCTTACAGCAAGTAATCACCAAAACTCCCTGCCTCTTTGCCGGCGTTTTATTCAGCCTGACAGCCGCCATCAACACCGCCGAGGCTAAGCCAAATACCCTAGCACTGGGTAAATTTGGCCCGCGTCCCACGGTAGATATCGCCATTAACGGCTCCAAGCCTTTTACCGTAATTGTCGATACCGGTTTTACCGGCGGATTAATGCTGGACAAGGAGCTGGTACAGGCATTGGATCTCACCTATATCAATACCACACAAATGCAAAACATGGGTAAAGGTAAGACCATGGACATTAATAACTATCAGGGGGAAACCATAGATTTTGGTGATTTCACCCTGGAGCTGGACAATATCAGTAGCCATGACACCAGTATCTTAGCCGGTGAAGGCATGCCTAAAGGAGTATTAAGCGCCTGGGCCTTTGCCCCCGGCACCTTCACTTTTGACTATACCAACAATACCTTAACCCATGACAGTAAACAGCAGCTCAGTACCGGGCAAGCAGGTATCGTACCACTGGAAACTGGCCAGCACATGTTTCCCAGTTTTGACGTTAATATTGACGGCCAGGTATTTAAAGGCCACCTGGACACGGGATCCCCAAGCAGTATTACCCTGCCGTTAGCACTCAAGGATAAATTTGAATATCAAAAAAAACCAAAGGTTACAGGCAAGGCAAGAATGCCGGGACGGGAATTGGCTATCTGGTCGGGGAAGCTCAAAGGAGACGTAACCATTGGCCAGGTGCGGCTTAACTCACCCGAAGTGAAATTTCTCGACGGTATCCCGGGGATCAATATCGGCTCATCATTTATCAAAGCCCATAAAATATCAGTGGATATTGAAAACAAACTGATGCAACTGCATTAG
- a CDS encoding M2 family metallopeptidase, with amino-acid sequence MKTTTFKLTGVALLVAATLTGCNQTTSDASAPQAAKAEMSKALTAKDADSFLARVSEEMVRLNKEGARAEWIYQNFITEDTAALSSAANQKSTEAGVRFAMEAAKFDDVEVTPDQRRKLNFLKQSLVIPAPQDSTKSAELAKIGAELGSMYGKGTYTTKAGEKLSLGDMTATMATSRDYDELLELWQGWREVSPPMKDLYTRQAELANEGAKGLGYPDLGTMWRSNYDMSANEFADELDRLWGQVKPLYDDLHCYVRSELGEKYGTDKVPQDGPIPAHLLGNMWAQTWGNVYDMVAPENADPGYDVTKQLAVHGYDEKQMVRGAEKFFTSLGFEALPETFWQRSLFTKPEDRDVVCHASAWDLDAKDDIRIKMCIQRTGEEFSVIHHELGHNFYQRAYQNQPVFYQNSANDGFHEAIGDTIALSVTPKYLKEIGLIDTIPDESKDIGLLMKMALDKVAFLPFGLLVDQWRWKVFSGEITPENYNTAWWELREKYQGVTAPVARDKEAFDPGAKYHVPANTPYSRYFLAHIQQFEFHRALCEISGNTDPIHRCSIYNNKDAGKALNTVLEMGSSMPWQQAYKVLTGNEQMDATAILDYFAPLHTWLKEKNQGKQCGF; translated from the coding sequence ATGAAAACAACAACATTTAAATTGACCGGTGTTGCGCTGCTGGTCGCGGCTACGCTAACCGGCTGCAATCAAACAACTTCAGATGCCTCAGCGCCCCAGGCCGCCAAGGCAGAAATGAGCAAAGCCTTAACCGCGAAAGATGCCGACAGCTTCCTGGCCCGTGTTAGTGAAGAAATGGTGCGTTTAAATAAAGAAGGCGCCCGTGCTGAGTGGATTTACCAGAACTTTATCACCGAAGATACCGCTGCCCTGTCCTCTGCCGCCAACCAGAAATCCACCGAAGCCGGCGTACGTTTCGCCATGGAAGCCGCCAAGTTTGACGATGTCGAAGTTACGCCAGATCAACGCCGCAAGCTCAATTTCCTGAAGCAAAGCCTGGTTATCCCTGCCCCGCAAGACTCTACAAAATCAGCTGAACTTGCCAAAATAGGCGCCGAACTTGGCAGCATGTACGGTAAGGGTACCTATACCACCAAAGCCGGTGAAAAATTAAGCCTGGGTGATATGACCGCGACTATGGCCACTTCACGCGATTACGACGAGTTACTGGAGTTATGGCAAGGGTGGCGTGAAGTCAGCCCGCCGATGAAAGACTTATATACCCGCCAGGCAGAATTAGCCAATGAAGGCGCCAAAGGCCTGGGTTACCCAGACTTGGGTACCATGTGGCGCTCTAACTATGATATGTCGGCCAATGAGTTTGCCGATGAACTGGACCGCTTATGGGGCCAGGTAAAACCTTTATACGATGATCTGCATTGTTATGTGCGCTCTGAACTGGGTGAAAAGTACGGTACCGATAAGGTACCGCAAGACGGCCCCATTCCTGCCCACCTTTTAGGCAACATGTGGGCGCAGACCTGGGGCAATGTCTATGACATGGTTGCACCGGAAAATGCCGATCCGGGATACGATGTCACCAAACAATTAGCCGTTCACGGCTATGATGAAAAGCAAATGGTTAGAGGGGCAGAAAAATTCTTTACCTCTCTTGGCTTTGAAGCCCTGCCGGAAACGTTCTGGCAGCGTTCTTTATTTACCAAACCTGAAGACAGAGATGTAGTCTGTCACGCTTCTGCCTGGGATTTAGATGCCAAAGACGATATCCGCATCAAGATGTGTATCCAGCGCACCGGTGAAGAGTTCTCGGTGATCCATCATGAGCTGGGCCATAACTTCTACCAGCGCGCCTACCAGAACCAGCCGGTGTTTTATCAAAACAGCGCCAACGACGGTTTCCATGAAGCTATCGGCGATACCATTGCCCTTTCTGTTACTCCGAAGTACCTGAAAGAAATAGGCTTAATCGATACTATCCCGGATGAGTCCAAAGATATCGGCCTGTTGATGAAAATGGCACTGGATAAAGTGGCCTTTTTACCTTTTGGTCTGTTAGTTGACCAGTGGCGCTGGAAAGTCTTCTCCGGTGAAATTACTCCGGAAAACTACAACACTGCCTGGTGGGAATTACGTGAGAAATATCAAGGTGTAACAGCCCCGGTTGCCCGTGATAAAGAAGCTTTCGATCCGGGTGCCAAGTATCACGTACCGGCAAATACTCCTTATTCCCGCTACTTCCTGGCACATATCCAGCAGTTTGAGTTCCACCGCGCCTTATGTGAAATCTCAGGTAATACCGATCCTATCCACCGTTGTTCTATCTACAACAACAAGGATGCCGGTAAAGCCCTTAATACCGTGTTAGAAATGGGTTCAAGCATGCCGTGGCAGCAAGCCTACAAGGTATTAACCGGCAACGAGCAGATGGATGCCACTGCCATTTTAGATTACTTTGCACCACTGCATACCTGGTTAAAAGAGAAAAACCAGGGTAAACAATGTGGCTTTTAA
- a CDS encoding TetR/AcrR family transcriptional regulator — protein MSTKNKILDAAEQLFADKGFNGTSLREITSQAEVNLAAVNYHFGSKKELIKAVMSRYMNELSPRLESALEAVCQQQGQPSLIQVFSAFVEPLLSLNEFQENGTSNFLQLLGRGYTDSQGFLRWFLTTQYPNVISYFVDAVQKAYPELTPEDMFWRLHFTMGTIVFTMSSSDALMDIAANDFDRKMDIGEVIQQVIPYVAAGVAAPINRAD, from the coding sequence ATGAGTACAAAAAATAAAATTTTAGATGCAGCTGAGCAGTTGTTTGCAGATAAAGGCTTTAATGGCACCTCGTTAAGGGAAATAACGAGCCAGGCAGAGGTAAACCTGGCGGCGGTGAATTATCATTTTGGCTCTAAAAAAGAGTTGATCAAGGCGGTCATGTCCCGCTATATGAATGAGTTGTCTCCCCGGCTGGAGTCGGCGCTAGAAGCCGTGTGCCAGCAGCAGGGACAACCCAGCCTGATACAGGTGTTTTCGGCTTTTGTCGAACCTTTACTTTCCTTAAATGAGTTTCAGGAAAACGGTACCAGTAACTTCCTGCAATTGTTGGGCAGGGGTTATACCGACAGCCAGGGCTTTTTACGCTGGTTTTTGACCACGCAATATCCCAATGTTATCTCCTACTTTGTTGATGCGGTACAAAAGGCCTATCCTGAACTGACGCCGGAGGATATGTTCTGGCGCTTGCATTTCACTATGGGCACCATAGTGTTTACCATGTCATCAAGTGATGCCTTAATGGATATTGCCGCCAATGACTTTGACCGGAAAATGGATATCGGTGAAGTGATCCAGCAGGTGATCCCTTATGTGGCGGCCGGAGTGGCGGCGCCGATAAACAGAGCCGATTAA